The following are from one region of the Pseudomonas putida genome:
- a CDS encoding sigma-70 family RNA polymerase sigma factor: protein MADYQPVKDAFSELYGTNHRWLTTWLYRRLQCPHDAADLAQDTFLRVMRAPQPVAIEEPRAFLATVARRLLSNLFRRRALERAYLEELANFMEACAPSEEELALVHEALVQIDQMLHGLPLRVRHVFILSRLDGLPQPQIARQLGISLATVERDLRRAFLHCLSVAGA, encoded by the coding sequence GTGGCAGATTACCAACCCGTCAAAGATGCATTTTCCGAGCTCTACGGCACCAACCACCGTTGGCTGACTACCTGGCTCTATCGTCGTCTGCAATGCCCGCACGATGCCGCAGACCTGGCCCAGGACACCTTCCTGCGGGTCATGAGAGCGCCGCAGCCGGTCGCTATCGAGGAGCCGCGTGCATTTCTCGCCACCGTCGCCCGGCGCCTGCTAAGCAACCTGTTTCGTCGTCGAGCGCTGGAAAGGGCGTACCTGGAAGAGCTGGCCAACTTCATGGAGGCCTGTGCGCCCTCCGAAGAAGAACTTGCCTTGGTGCACGAGGCGCTGGTTCAGATCGACCAGATGCTGCACGGCCTGCCGTTGCGGGTGCGCCATGTCTTCATTCTCAGTCGCCTGGATGGCCTGCCGCAGCCGCAGATCGCCCGGCAACTGGGTATTTCCCTCGCCACCGTGGAGCGCGACCTGCGTCGCGCCTTCCTGCATTGCCTGAGCGTCGCTGGCGCATGA
- the betT gene encoding choline BCCT transporter BetT, protein MTAAPRPRSTLNPPVFYSSAILISLLVLYATAFQEHAQALFEQVQQWIITNASWFYILVVALVLISVVFLAVSRYGDIKLGPDHSEPDYRKSSWFAMLFSAGMGIGLMFFGVAEPVMHFTTPPVGDPGTVAAAREAMKITFFHWGLHAWAIYAIVALILAYFSFRNGLPLTLRSALYPLIGERIYGPVGHAVDVFAILGTVFGVATSLGYGVLQINSGFHHVFGLPVNTTVQVILITATCALATLSVASGLDKGIRILSELNLSLAVILMLFVLLLGPTVFLLQTYVQNTGAYLSDIVNKTFNLYAYEPTDWIGGWTLLYWGWWLSWSPFVGLFIARISRGRTIREFVCGVLFVPTGFTLLWMTVFGDSAIHMVLNDGVKDLAALVSEDSSLALFAFLEHFPFSSVISLVAVLMVVVFFVTSADSGALVVDMLASSGQGHSPLWQRIFWSVSIGAVAIALLLANGLKALQTATIASALPFAAILLTAIWGLFKALSLDATRRGLRNQALPGPRHTRHPHGGWQRRLRNIALMPRRAHVTRFIVEVVKPACEEVALELRKQGYDVAVNERDDGRVALELSHVGEGRFLYEVRPRAFNTPSFVMRDTEDGADARKYFRAEVHLREGGQDYDIMGWSRDDVIGDILDQYERHLHYLHVVS, encoded by the coding sequence ATGACTGCAGCCCCCAGACCCAGGAGTACCCTCAATCCGCCTGTTTTTTACAGCAGCGCAATTCTCATCTCTCTTCTGGTCTTGTACGCCACGGCATTTCAGGAGCACGCCCAGGCGCTGTTCGAGCAAGTCCAGCAATGGATTATCACCAATGCCAGCTGGTTCTACATTCTTGTTGTAGCGCTGGTACTGATAAGTGTGGTGTTTCTGGCCGTCAGCCGCTACGGAGACATCAAGCTAGGCCCTGACCATAGCGAGCCGGATTACCGAAAGAGCAGTTGGTTCGCGATGCTGTTCTCGGCCGGGATGGGGATTGGCCTCATGTTCTTCGGCGTGGCCGAACCGGTAATGCACTTCACCACGCCGCCCGTGGGCGATCCTGGCACTGTCGCTGCGGCGCGCGAAGCCATGAAGATCACCTTTTTTCACTGGGGCCTGCATGCCTGGGCAATCTATGCGATCGTCGCGCTGATTCTGGCCTACTTCAGCTTCCGCAACGGCTTGCCGTTAACCTTGCGTTCGGCGCTCTACCCGCTGATTGGCGAGCGGATCTATGGTCCTGTCGGGCATGCCGTGGATGTTTTCGCCATTCTCGGCACGGTGTTTGGTGTGGCGACCTCGTTGGGTTACGGAGTGTTGCAGATCAACAGCGGTTTTCACCATGTATTCGGTTTGCCGGTAAATACCACCGTGCAGGTCATCCTCATCACCGCCACCTGCGCTTTGGCGACACTCTCTGTAGCCAGCGGTCTGGATAAAGGTATCCGCATCCTGTCCGAGCTTAACCTGAGTCTGGCGGTAATCCTGATGCTGTTCGTGCTGCTGCTTGGGCCCACGGTATTCTTGCTGCAGACGTACGTACAGAATACCGGCGCCTACCTTTCGGACATCGTCAACAAAACCTTCAATCTCTACGCTTACGAGCCCACTGACTGGATTGGTGGCTGGACTTTGCTGTACTGGGGCTGGTGGTTGTCATGGTCGCCTTTCGTGGGGCTCTTCATCGCGCGTATTTCCCGGGGACGGACCATCCGTGAATTCGTCTGCGGCGTACTGTTCGTACCTACGGGTTTCACGCTGCTCTGGATGACGGTATTTGGCGACTCGGCGATCCATATGGTCCTTAACGATGGCGTAAAGGATCTGGCAGCGTTGGTCAGTGAAGACAGTTCCCTCGCCTTGTTTGCCTTCCTGGAGCATTTTCCGTTCTCCAGCGTCATTTCGCTGGTCGCGGTGCTCATGGTGGTGGTGTTCTTTGTGACCTCGGCGGACTCTGGTGCGTTGGTTGTGGATATGCTGGCGTCTTCCGGGCAAGGCCATTCCCCGTTGTGGCAACGTATCTTCTGGTCAGTCAGCATTGGCGCGGTGGCGATCGCGTTGTTGCTCGCCAACGGTCTCAAGGCGTTGCAGACCGCGACCATTGCCAGCGCTTTGCCGTTCGCCGCCATCTTGCTGACTGCGATTTGGGGCTTGTTCAAGGCTCTCAGTCTGGATGCGACTCGCCGCGGGTTGCGTAATCAAGCGTTGCCTGGCCCCCGACATACCCGTCACCCTCACGGCGGCTGGCAGCGTCGACTGCGCAATATCGCTTTGATGCCACGTCGGGCCCATGTGACCCGCTTCATTGTCGAAGTGGTCAAGCCAGCCTGTGAAGAGGTAGCCTTGGAGTTGCGCAAGCAAGGCTACGACGTGGCCGTGAATGAGCGCGATGATGGGCGGGTAGCACTCGAGCTCTCCCATGTCGGCGAAGGGCGTTTCCTCTACGAGGTGCGGCCACGGGCCTTCAATACTCCGAGCTTCGTCATGCGTGACACTGAAGACGGTGCCGATGCCCGCAAGTATTTTCGGGCGGAAGTGCACCTGAGAGAGGGTGGCCAGGACTACGACATCATGGGGTGGAGCCGCGACGATGTGATTGGCGACATTCTGGACCAGTACGAGCGCCACCTGCATTACCTGCACGTGGTGAGCTGA